Proteins encoded in a region of the Apteryx mantelli isolate bAptMan1 chromosome 34, bAptMan1.hap1, whole genome shotgun sequence genome:
- the LOC106482038 gene encoding uncharacterized protein: MEKRGHLEEILINAPQSRSVGIEITNKTRVTLRRPSYFCQSGQILTPPSPSISPQSRETCVFVKKQLSPWGVSGLLAYESDLFSFAVMFYNPMHNSVFPHQYAVEIYTTAICGSLESLYKSMRGDRPQSCTYRKELLDKNASSIVVSSGSFQISATMSNHDKSVLKLLLEETPGPPPQYAPYDPSYPKSDFPKEMRPPAFSYLKK, encoded by the exons ATGGAGAAGCGCGGACACCTTGAAGAGATCCTCATCAATGCACCTCAATCCCGGAGTGTGGGAATTGAGATCACCAACAAGACGCGCGTGACCCTCCGCAGGCCCAG CTATTTCTGCCAAAGTGGGCAAATTTTGACGCCCCCGTCACCATCCATCAGCCCCCAGTCCAGAGAAACGTGCGTGTTTGTGAAAAAGCAGCTGAGCCCCTGGGGGGTGTCTGGCCTTCTGGCGTACGAGTCTGACCTCTTCTCCTTTGCGGTGATGTTCTACAACCCTATGCACAACTCGGTGTTCCCCCACCAGTATGCGGTGGAGATCTACACAACAGCGATTTGTGGGAGCCTGGAAAGCCTCTACAAGTCCATGCGTGGTGACCGCCCTCAGTCCTGCACCTACAGGAAGGAGCTGCTGGATAAAAATGCCTCTTCCATTGTTGTGTCCTCAGGGAGCTTCCAGATTTCTGCCACCATGTCCAACCACGATAAATCTGTCCTTAAATTGCTCCTGGAGGAAACACCTGGCCCTCCACCTCAGTATGCTCCGTACGACCCTTCTTATCCCAAGAGTGACTTCCCCAAGGAGATGCGCCCTCCGGCTTTCTCCTATCTGAAGAAATAG